Proteins co-encoded in one Christiangramia fulva genomic window:
- a CDS encoding FIST signal transduction protein, which translates to MKAKSISGNSISSIKSALENSLQDGFKPTLAFVFISVKQDRKAVSSLLIENGIDVLGATSCGEFINEHQTDGEIAMLLMEISKDLYSLEFEKIDDDQMESATQSLANKALKKFQNPALILCSTAINRKAEFFDGHRMVSSLKTSLGPDKVYYGGMAGDDWNMNGTFVFANENETDSGITAIVLDGDKIQLNGMAINGYKRMGICRTVTKSKANLLYEIDGKPAVDMYLKYLGQNDHQDDLDIFKDVSVEYPFIVERDQNETVLVSIREINEEENALVTDMKLPEGSNFWFAQPPGFDIVEEILEKAAMIKETQKAKADALLVFSCAGRPPILGPMVTEENEGLAKLWNAPMAGFFTYGEYGRAYKGAQNVHSGACCWVALKEI; encoded by the coding sequence ATGAAAGCTAAAAGTATTTCAGGCAATTCAATAAGCAGTATAAAATCGGCTTTGGAAAATTCACTGCAGGACGGATTCAAGCCAACACTGGCCTTTGTTTTTATTTCAGTAAAGCAGGACCGCAAGGCGGTTTCATCTTTATTAATTGAGAATGGAATTGATGTTTTGGGTGCAACTTCATGCGGAGAATTTATAAATGAGCATCAAACCGATGGTGAAATAGCCATGCTTTTAATGGAGATATCCAAAGATCTGTACAGCCTGGAATTTGAAAAAATAGACGATGATCAAATGGAATCGGCTACTCAGAGTTTAGCCAATAAAGCGCTCAAAAAGTTTCAAAATCCTGCTCTAATTCTTTGTAGCACTGCTATAAACCGAAAGGCTGAATTTTTTGACGGTCACAGGATGGTTTCCAGTCTTAAAACGAGCCTTGGGCCGGATAAGGTCTATTACGGTGGTATGGCCGGAGATGACTGGAACATGAATGGAACTTTTGTTTTTGCCAATGAAAATGAAACCGATTCCGGAATCACTGCAATTGTTCTTGATGGTGATAAAATCCAATTGAATGGAATGGCGATTAACGGATATAAGCGCATGGGTATTTGCAGAACTGTCACTAAAAGCAAGGCTAACCTGCTCTATGAAATAGATGGAAAGCCGGCGGTAGATATGTATTTGAAATATTTGGGTCAAAATGATCACCAGGATGATCTGGACATTTTTAAAGATGTTTCTGTAGAATATCCATTTATCGTTGAAAGGGATCAAAATGAAACAGTTTTAGTAAGTATACGGGAGATAAACGAGGAAGAAAATGCCTTGGTCACCGATATGAAATTGCCTGAGGGATCCAATTTTTGGTTCGCGCAGCCTCCGGGCTTTGATATTGTGGAAGAAATACTTGAAAAAGCAGCCATGATAAAGGAAACACAAAAAGCCAAAGCAGATGCATTGCTGGTTTTTTCCTGCGCTGGCAGGCCTCCCATTCTTGGGCCTATGGTAACCGAAGAAAACGAAGGTCTGGCCAAATTATGGAATGCACCAATGGCTGGCTTCTTTACCTATGGCGAATACGGAAGAGCCTATAAAGGAGCACAAAATGTTCATTCAGGCGCCTGTTGCTGGGTAGCATTAAAGGAAATATAA
- a CDS encoding sensor histidine kinase, producing MNPQHQAILDFIESKLQLSKEEKEEAVKLVKEADKVLTISEFKLERTEKVKRTTAILLEETIDELEQKRRSIEEANQALNNSIKELKATQAQLIQSEKMASLGELTAGIAHEIKNPLNFVNNFSEVSKELLEEMKEELEKGNYDLVAEIAGDVNQNLEKILHHGKRADGIVKGMLQHSRSNSGQKEEITVNNFVDEYLRLAYHGLRAKDKSFNAKMETDFDPNAGKIMAIPQELGRVVLNLVTNAFYAVDEKKKEDGGGFEPTVHIKTCREKEVIKIQVIDNGKGIPKENREKIFQPFFTTKPTGLGTGLGLSISYDIIKAHGGVLNVSTKAGVGTTFTIELPI from the coding sequence ATGAACCCTCAGCATCAGGCAATTCTTGATTTCATCGAGTCAAAACTTCAACTTTCTAAAGAGGAGAAAGAAGAAGCTGTAAAATTGGTCAAAGAGGCCGATAAAGTCCTGACGATCTCAGAATTTAAACTGGAGCGCACCGAAAAGGTAAAGCGTACCACCGCCATTCTTCTGGAAGAAACAATTGATGAACTTGAGCAGAAAAGAAGATCTATTGAAGAGGCAAATCAGGCCTTGAACAACTCTATAAAAGAGCTGAAAGCGACTCAGGCACAGCTTATTCAATCTGAAAAAATGGCAAGCCTCGGTGAACTTACCGCAGGCATCGCCCATGAGATCAAGAATCCGCTGAATTTCGTCAATAATTTTTCTGAAGTCAGTAAAGAACTTTTAGAAGAAATGAAGGAAGAATTAGAGAAGGGGAACTATGATCTGGTGGCAGAAATAGCCGGAGATGTCAACCAAAATCTTGAAAAGATATTACATCACGGGAAGCGTGCCGATGGGATTGTAAAAGGGATGCTGCAGCACAGCAGGAGCAATAGCGGCCAGAAAGAAGAAATCACGGTCAACAATTTTGTAGATGAATATTTGAGATTGGCCTATCACGGGTTGAGGGCAAAAGACAAAAGCTTTAATGCTAAAATGGAAACCGATTTTGATCCAAATGCAGGAAAAATAATGGCCATTCCCCAGGAGTTGGGCAGAGTAGTTCTAAACCTGGTGACCAATGCTTTCTATGCCGTGGATGAGAAAAAGAAAGAGGACGGTGGTGGTTTTGAACCCACGGTTCATATCAAAACCTGCCGGGAGAAAGAGGTGATAAAAATTCAGGTAATCGATAATGGAAAAGGGATCCCGAAAGAGAACAGGGAGAAAATATTTCAGCCGTTTTTCACCACCAAACCTACGGGACTGGGAACCGGACTTGGTCTTTCCATTTCCTACGATATTATAAAGGCGCATGGTGGAGTGCTGAACGTATCTACTAAGGCAGGAGTGGGAACCACCTTCACTATTGAATTACCAATATGA
- a CDS encoding FIST signal transduction protein — protein MKAKSIRGSAITEVEDKLNQLVNNDFQPTLAIIFISKSMDFSAINKLFDVKDIAVFGLTTNGEFIDENLNTSSAAILLLDIKPDYFQIYSEEFENRNFKKIAEKVAEKSKKRFDHPAFLLGISNAATDGELILRGLEAVIDKNLNAFGGAAGDDFSFSETIVFTNNFESNNGLVCLVLDEEKIEIKGIATCGWKAVGTEKTVTKSEGNHVYTIDNIPALDITTKYGGLENVTPENKDLLMELAGNFPLQLQRPQGDPVMRPGLVVDWNDHSFFTSGSVPQGSKVRFSLPPDFDVMEKVVKEVENLKETEMPEADAVIVFSCGGRLISLGPLMPQEIEGIKEVWNVPMVGMFSNAELARATGGNLEMHNLTTCCVAIKEKV, from the coding sequence ATGAAGGCAAAATCTATCAGGGGCTCCGCTATAACCGAAGTGGAAGACAAACTCAATCAGTTAGTTAACAATGACTTTCAACCTACTCTGGCTATTATTTTTATTTCAAAGAGTATGGACTTTTCAGCCATTAATAAACTTTTTGATGTAAAGGATATAGCCGTCTTCGGGCTTACCACAAATGGTGAGTTTATAGATGAAAATCTAAATACCTCATCGGCAGCAATTCTTCTGCTGGATATAAAGCCTGATTACTTTCAGATTTATTCCGAAGAATTCGAAAACAGAAATTTTAAGAAAATAGCTGAAAAAGTAGCTGAAAAATCCAAAAAGCGATTCGATCATCCGGCCTTTTTATTAGGGATAAGTAATGCCGCTACTGATGGTGAACTGATACTTCGCGGACTGGAAGCGGTGATAGATAAAAATTTAAATGCTTTTGGAGGTGCTGCCGGCGATGACTTTTCTTTTAGCGAAACCATCGTTTTTACAAATAATTTTGAAAGCAATAATGGTCTTGTTTGCCTGGTTCTCGATGAAGAAAAAATAGAGATCAAAGGTATTGCCACCTGCGGCTGGAAAGCCGTGGGCACAGAAAAAACAGTTACTAAAAGTGAAGGGAACCATGTTTATACCATAGATAATATTCCGGCACTTGACATAACTACAAAGTATGGCGGACTCGAAAATGTGACTCCTGAGAATAAAGACCTTTTAATGGAATTGGCGGGTAATTTCCCGCTGCAATTACAACGTCCGCAGGGCGATCCCGTAATGCGTCCGGGCCTGGTGGTAGACTGGAATGATCATTCTTTTTTTACCAGTGGCTCTGTACCACAGGGATCTAAAGTTAGATTCTCGTTACCGCCGGATTTTGATGTAATGGAAAAAGTGGTAAAAGAGGTTGAAAATTTAAAGGAAACCGAAATGCCCGAAGCCGATGCGGTAATCGTTTTTAGCTGTGGGGGCAGGTTAATTTCCCTTGGGCCATTAATGCCTCAGGAAATTGAAGGAATAAAAGAAGTCTGGAACGTCCCTATGGTGGGGATGTTTAGCAATGCAGAACTTGCCAGGGCTACGGGAGGAAATCTGGAAATGCATAATCTAACTACCTGCTGTGTGGCTATAAAAGAGAAAGTATGA
- a CDS encoding DUF6090 family protein, producing the protein MKQNKVKSYLLYAIGEIILVVIGILIALQVNNWNEKRKQDQRFMFGLRELYGEIKSTAYYESALKDKLTFQLIRIDSVLNKSEEIPLRRLPAMIQLFDQYGLDVKDNTWKAEYLEFVPGDDKRNQMARALRSIAFGWNDIEDRIKAINMNNVMVFHLREYNVPIQIYYAGTGYEEFIKKGSENEYTPQQLSQVRTLVKAPSFIADLMTIKSIKENILNYTSTVGFSAESFLNYVEQYDPKTDYSLPKMEIIGTGLPNGQWASGLEMKRVNPENENIWEIDQELVDGVIKFRADDEWLLDWGKGESDPKSLVFKGGDIPVKKGNYHIQIDIEKNTMEFTPLKN; encoded by the coding sequence TTGAAACAGAATAAGGTAAAAAGCTATCTGCTATATGCGATTGGTGAAATTATTCTAGTGGTCATCGGGATCTTGATCGCCCTGCAGGTGAATAACTGGAATGAAAAGCGAAAGCAGGATCAACGCTTTATGTTTGGTTTACGTGAACTTTATGGTGAGATCAAGTCAACTGCCTATTATGAAAGTGCTTTAAAAGATAAACTCACCTTTCAGCTAATAAGAATTGACAGTGTTCTAAATAAGTCTGAAGAAATTCCATTAAGACGTCTGCCGGCGATGATTCAGCTTTTTGATCAGTATGGTTTAGACGTCAAGGATAATACCTGGAAAGCAGAATATCTGGAATTTGTGCCAGGCGATGATAAAAGAAATCAGATGGCAAGGGCTCTGCGCTCTATCGCTTTTGGATGGAACGATATTGAGGACCGTATTAAAGCAATTAACATGAATAATGTGATGGTGTTTCATTTAAGAGAATATAATGTGCCAATACAGATATATTATGCTGGGACTGGCTACGAAGAATTTATAAAAAAGGGAAGTGAGAATGAGTATACCCCTCAACAATTGTCACAGGTCCGTACCCTGGTGAAGGCCCCCTCTTTTATTGCCGATTTAATGACGATTAAATCTATTAAAGAGAATATTTTAAATTATACTTCAACGGTGGGTTTTTCGGCCGAATCTTTCCTGAACTATGTTGAGCAATACGATCCTAAAACCGATTATTCACTTCCAAAAATGGAGATCATAGGCACAGGGCTACCCAACGGCCAATGGGCTTCGGGACTTGAAATGAAACGGGTAAATCCTGAAAATGAGAATATCTGGGAGATCGATCAGGAACTCGTGGATGGAGTCATAAAATTCAGGGCTGATGATGAATGGCTTCTCGATTGGGGAAAGGGTGAAAGCGATCCAAAATCTTTGGTTTTCAAAGGCGGCGATATCCCGGTGAAAAAAGGCAATTATCACATTCAAATCGATATTGAGAAAAATACCATGGAGTTTACGCCGCTGAAAAATTGA
- a CDS encoding DUF6090 family protein yields MPVIFKNIRRFLLKQNKVKSYLLYAIGEIILVVIGILIALQVNNWNEERKKTNSEIYYLQRLEDDFRNNKLIADQNVRFCDIQKANADVVLKSFYDKLTPEESARWFYAVNQLWFIPHNKYVAGAWNELNNTGNINLISNKEILKKIGDFYVRVASAEQLEDEWSTFHLEYRKKTNELMNWRLRNEIIRQNIDTAGNTNYKKFPGEEKYISQLKDIDGVEGLIGDIEINREVGRKEVHLPLKEKTMEIILDLERELDNHKRN; encoded by the coding sequence ATGCCGGTCATCTTTAAAAATATCAGGCGGTTTCTTTTGAAACAGAATAAGGTAAAAAGCTATCTGCTATATGCGATTGGTGAAATTATTCTAGTGGTCATCGGGATCTTGATCGCCCTGCAGGTGAATAACTGGAATGAAGAAAGAAAAAAGACAAATAGCGAAATTTATTATCTGCAGCGGCTCGAAGACGATTTTCGAAATAATAAATTGATCGCCGATCAGAATGTTCGGTTTTGTGACATTCAAAAAGCAAATGCCGACGTGGTACTAAAAAGTTTTTACGATAAGTTAACCCCGGAGGAATCGGCGAGATGGTTCTATGCGGTTAATCAGCTATGGTTCATTCCTCATAACAAATATGTAGCCGGTGCCTGGAATGAATTGAACAATACCGGGAATATCAACCTGATTTCGAATAAAGAAATTCTAAAAAAGATCGGTGATTTTTATGTTCGGGTTGCCAGTGCCGAGCAGCTGGAGGATGAATGGAGTACCTTTCATTTAGAATATAGGAAAAAGACCAATGAGCTCATGAATTGGCGATTAAGGAATGAAATTATCAGGCAAAATATAGATACAGCAGGAAACACCAATTATAAGAAGTTTCCAGGTGAGGAAAAATACATCAGTCAGTTAAAGGATATCGATGGCGTCGAAGGTCTTATTGGAGACATAGAGATCAACAGGGAAGTGGGCAGAAAAGAAGTACATCTGCCTCTGAAAGAAAAGACGATGGAAATTATCCTGGATTTAGAAAGAGAATTGGATAATCACAAGAGAAATTAA
- a CDS encoding FIST signal transduction protein has translation MKARSIKANSVKQLQQVLAGVISNDFSPTMVVLFLSVQQDRQAVVDLFNQYKIDVFGATTSGEFIDGETGNGSIVALLLEINSEFYKLKFLETGEKSTKENAVEIGRLGKELFANPAFIIVSGWLTQDGEAIVEGITNGAGGEVVIFGGMAGDDLKLEGPLVFNNTQKSDKGLLAFILDADKIEINGIATCGWKAIGTNKTITKSEDNVVYTIDDKPALDTIMKYLGVEINFDQAKEIVTQIGAYYPLQMERENVAPVMRTAMFANLQDRSLICAGNVPQGSRVKFSLPPDFDAIEIVVEECKALKKNKQPEADALIMFSCISRNLSFGILISEEIDQVKEVWDAPMVGFFSYGEFGKSHTGKHEFHNNTCCLVALKEKVG, from the coding sequence ATGAAGGCACGGTCAATCAAAGCAAACTCCGTTAAGCAGCTGCAACAGGTATTAGCTGGTGTTATCTCGAATGATTTTTCACCTACAATGGTAGTGTTGTTTCTATCAGTTCAGCAGGACAGGCAAGCGGTAGTGGATTTATTTAATCAGTATAAAATTGATGTTTTCGGCGCTACCACTTCAGGAGAATTCATAGATGGCGAAACCGGGAATGGAAGTATTGTCGCATTGTTACTTGAGATAAATTCCGAATTCTACAAACTTAAATTCCTGGAGACCGGTGAAAAATCTACCAAGGAGAATGCAGTTGAAATTGGCAGGTTAGGAAAAGAACTATTTGCCAATCCGGCATTTATCATAGTGTCGGGATGGTTAACCCAGGATGGAGAGGCTATCGTGGAAGGAATTACCAATGGAGCCGGAGGTGAAGTAGTGATCTTTGGCGGAATGGCCGGCGACGATTTAAAGCTAGAGGGGCCTCTGGTTTTTAATAATACCCAGAAGAGTGATAAAGGCCTGCTCGCCTTCATTTTAGATGCCGATAAAATCGAAATAAATGGGATTGCTACCTGTGGCTGGAAGGCTATAGGAACCAATAAGACCATCACGAAAAGTGAAGATAATGTGGTGTATACCATCGATGACAAACCTGCTCTTGACACTATTATGAAATACCTGGGAGTGGAAATAAATTTTGATCAGGCCAAGGAGATAGTAACCCAGATTGGAGCTTATTATCCGCTCCAGATGGAGCGGGAAAATGTAGCTCCGGTGATGCGAACGGCTATGTTTGCGAATTTACAGGACAGGTCGCTTATCTGTGCTGGGAATGTGCCGCAGGGATCCAGGGTGAAATTCTCCCTTCCGCCAGATTTTGATGCTATTGAAATAGTGGTAGAAGAATGCAAGGCACTTAAAAAGAATAAGCAACCTGAAGCAGATGCCTTAATCATGTTTTCCTGTATTAGTAGAAATCTGTCTTTCGGAATTTTGATAAGTGAAGAAATAGACCAGGTGAAAGAGGTCTGGGATGCTCCCATGGTAGGGTTTTTTAGTTATGGTGAATTTGGAAAATCACATACCGGGAAACACGAATTTCATAATAACACCTGTTGCCTCGTTGCATTAAAAGAGAAAGTAGGATGA
- a CDS encoding RidA family protein produces the protein MKKRTILNKHLLLLFGVTFLLTFSFLSCDQKEKENPKEMEKETIEITKTEVPEKPEYFLLRPELEKTYGYSHAVKIGNDLKISGAVSMDNDGNLLAEGDMRQQMKNVYSDLEKILKHYGYSFDDVVVENVYTTNMAKFIEVSTFRDSIYKKQFPTGTWLEVKGLALPGQLIEIDMEAHKSE, from the coding sequence ATGAAAAAACGAACCATCCTTAATAAACATTTGTTGCTTCTTTTTGGTGTAACCTTCTTACTGACTTTTTCATTCCTGAGTTGTGATCAAAAGGAGAAAGAAAACCCAAAGGAAATGGAGAAAGAAACAATTGAAATCACAAAAACCGAAGTACCTGAAAAACCGGAGTATTTTCTGCTACGGCCGGAACTGGAAAAAACCTATGGCTATTCCCACGCCGTAAAAATTGGAAATGACCTTAAGATTTCGGGAGCCGTGAGCATGGATAATGACGGGAATCTGTTAGCGGAGGGAGATATGAGGCAGCAAATGAAAAATGTTTATTCCGATCTCGAAAAGATTTTAAAGCATTACGGCTATTCTTTTGACGATGTGGTGGTGGAAAATGTGTACACCACCAATATGGCAAAGTTTATCGAGGTTTCCACTTTTAGAGATTCCATTTACAAAAAACAGTTCCCCACAGGCACCTGGCTCGAAGTTAAAGGCCTGGCCCTGCCCGGGCAATTAATAGAGATCGATATGGAAGCACATAAATCAGAATAA
- a CDS encoding DUF6090 family protein, whose protein sequence is MPRIFKNIRRFLLKQNKVKGYLLYAIGEIILVVIGILIALQVNNWNEDRKTKIEEKKLLNQLEIDFQDNQNQLTDRIKEHQSIDGSLRKLLTAIRPDPEKIPEDSLNKYISDISHMVFYKPNTATITTLISSGKISIISNDSLALLLSKWPEKLENYQFGSTIIYNLYQNQILPYTAKQLHFRNSMIDIGLGNTGPSRFSTNQEKILSDPILENLAELRRVNEELLELIAIDLKAHQAKILRLIKKHLSKN, encoded by the coding sequence ATGCCTAGGATTTTCAAAAATATCAGGCGGTTTCTTTTGAAACAGAATAAAGTAAAAGGCTATTTGCTTTATGCCATTGGTGAAATTATTCTTGTGGTGATTGGTATTTTGATCGCCCTGCAAGTCAATAACTGGAATGAAGACCGAAAAACAAAAATTGAAGAAAAAAAGTTGCTGAATCAACTTGAAATTGATTTCCAGGATAACCAAAATCAGCTCACAGATAGAATTAAAGAACACCAAAGCATCGACGGCTCGCTTCGAAAATTACTAACAGCCATTAGACCTGATCCTGAAAAAATACCTGAAGATTCCTTAAATAAATATATTTCAGATATTTCTCATATGGTCTTTTATAAGCCTAATACAGCAACTATTACTACCCTGATAAGTAGCGGGAAAATTTCAATTATTTCAAATGACAGTTTAGCTCTTTTACTAAGCAAGTGGCCAGAAAAATTAGAAAATTATCAGTTTGGATCTACTATTATTTACAACCTTTACCAAAACCAGATTTTACCTTATACGGCCAAGCAGCTTCATTTTAGAAATTCAATGATTGACATTGGACTGGGCAATACAGGGCCCAGCAGGTTTTCAACAAATCAGGAAAAAATCTTATCAGATCCCATACTTGAAAACCTGGCAGAACTAAGAAGGGTAAATGAGGAGCTGCTTGAACTTATTGCTATAGACCTAAAAGCACACCAGGCTAAAATTCTAAGGCTAATCAAAAAGCATTTATCAAAAAATTAA
- a CDS encoding DUF6090 family protein — protein MAKFFNKIRKKLLTQGKTINYLKYAIGEIILVVIGILIALQVNNWNEQRKLSLERTELINSLISDLKTSRQRLKKMKAKNDNSIDLSSKFLSVSYLDTNSVSIDSLKYYLSGIFDFAYYQPVLTTYEQAVSSGSIGLMEDKGFYNSMSDFLTSYERYEAEATLSGQIFYQGSIWELRKEIGNIVALAGEYRSRNGTRKIEPDAYKLSDSEYREFIKKPEVFAAVDNMRTIFYNVNESFRDMDVAAKDLIEKLETIK, from the coding sequence GTGGCAAAATTCTTCAATAAAATCCGTAAAAAACTTTTAACACAAGGCAAAACCATCAACTATCTGAAATATGCAATTGGTGAAATCATCCTGGTGGTGATCGGGATCTTGATCGCCCTGCAGGTAAATAACTGGAACGAACAGCGAAAACTAAGTCTTGAACGAACAGAGCTTATCAATTCCCTGATTTCTGATCTAAAAACGTCTCGGCAGAGGCTAAAGAAAATGAAAGCTAAAAACGATAATTCCATCGATCTGAGTTCTAAATTTTTAAGTGTCTCTTACCTTGATACAAATTCGGTTTCAATCGATAGTCTGAAATATTACTTGTCGGGAATTTTTGATTTTGCTTATTATCAACCTGTTCTAACCACCTATGAACAGGCAGTTTCTTCAGGAAGTATAGGGCTCATGGAAGACAAGGGATTTTATAATAGTATGTCAGATTTTCTCACTTCCTATGAAAGATATGAAGCGGAAGCGACTTTGAGCGGACAAATATTTTACCAGGGTTCTATCTGGGAATTACGAAAGGAAATTGGCAATATCGTCGCCCTCGCGGGAGAATACAGGTCAAGAAACGGAACCCGCAAAATTGAGCCTGATGCCTATAAACTTTCAGATTCTGAATACCGGGAATTTATAAAAAAACCTGAAGTTTTTGCCGCTGTAGACAATATGAGAACTATCTTTTACAATGTAAATGAGAGCTTTAGAGATATGGATGTTGCCGCAAAGGATCTCATTGAGAAATTAGAAACTATAAAATAA
- a CDS encoding DUF6090 family protein, producing MIKLFRNIRRKLLTEGNSLRYLKYAIGEIILVVIGILIALQINTWNENRTNKIKETAILRDLHQEFQKNKVKLDSTINYHRSILRATKKVMDLIGEPEATVLKHNPDSLIYLTLDYRDYSPSESVISDLISSGKLNLISSDSLRMLIFEWGSAMEEEEEGYATMDEMSQTMTLPYIAKNGSMKNTDHYGILKENSLSKFGPRNHLLFQEVEFENHMDNQAWGVANYLLKLDKLEIIINDIIKHTNRKTMIQE from the coding sequence ATGATAAAACTCTTTAGAAATATCCGTCGAAAGCTCTTAACTGAAGGGAATTCTTTACGTTATCTTAAGTACGCCATAGGCGAAATTATTCTTGTGGTTATCGGGATTTTGATTGCGTTGCAAATTAATACCTGGAATGAAAATCGCACCAACAAAATTAAAGAAACTGCAATTCTCCGTGATCTTCATCAGGAGTTTCAAAAGAATAAGGTGAAACTCGATTCCACAATTAATTACCACCGTTCGATTCTCAGGGCCACAAAAAAGGTCATGGATCTGATTGGTGAGCCGGAAGCAACTGTTCTTAAACATAACCCCGACAGTCTCATCTATCTAACGCTGGATTACAGAGATTATAGTCCCAGTGAGTCGGTGATATCAGATTTGATCTCTTCAGGTAAGCTCAACCTCATTTCATCTGATTCGTTGCGTATGCTCATCTTTGAATGGGGCAGCGCCATGGAGGAAGAAGAAGAGGGATATGCAACCATGGACGAAATGAGCCAGACCATGACATTGCCTTATATAGCAAAAAACGGCTCCATGAAAAATACCGACCATTACGGTATTCTGAAAGAAAATTCCCTTTCGAAATTCGGGCCGCGAAACCATCTTCTATTTCAGGAAGTTGAATTTGAAAACCATATGGACAACCAGGCCTGGGGAGTTGCCAACTACCTGTTGAAACTTGATAAACTCGAAATCATTATTAACGATATTATCAAACATACGAACCGGAAAACCATGATTCAGGAATGA
- a CDS encoding APC family permease encodes MKIKGEGLVRSIGVWGLSANIVNIIIGAGIFVIPALVAENMGANSLVAYLFCGILIALIMLCFAEAGSKVPRSGGGYAYVEEAFGPFPAFLTAIFYLLGGVLADASVSNALVDIAAGLFPFLKETLWRIIFLFLIFGTLSFINIVGIKQGIGLVKLLTIGKLIPLLILICLGWKDVAFSNLAWDGFPTLKQLGETSLLLFFAFQGGDVGLSVGGEIKKPKKNIPRAIFIGISGVIVIYMLIQTVTQGVLGNQLQNFQEAPLAETARVVFGPVGFGLLFIGAAISMTGMLSGEILNNPRVLFAVSKDRVIPTGLFARIHPRFLTPYLAIFFYSLTGFFIAIFGGFKVLVSIASACVLLTYLGVSLAVIRLRKIKKSSPKEYTIPGGITVPVLSAIIILYFLSNLQRYEIIGFVVLLIILSLIFISMKILDKRVRKVKSKRNA; translated from the coding sequence ATGAAAATAAAAGGCGAAGGGTTAGTTCGGAGTATCGGGGTTTGGGGACTTTCCGCCAATATCGTTAATATAATTATCGGGGCGGGAATTTTTGTAATTCCGGCACTGGTCGCTGAGAATATGGGGGCGAACAGTCTGGTGGCCTATCTTTTCTGCGGAATACTTATAGCACTTATTATGTTGTGTTTTGCTGAGGCGGGAAGCAAAGTTCCGAGATCTGGTGGAGGATATGCCTACGTTGAAGAAGCTTTTGGCCCATTTCCCGCTTTTCTGACCGCGATTTTTTACCTCTTAGGAGGTGTTCTAGCCGATGCTTCCGTCTCTAATGCTCTGGTAGATATTGCGGCGGGTCTTTTTCCATTTTTGAAGGAAACGCTGTGGAGAATCATTTTCCTGTTCCTTATTTTCGGTACGCTCTCTTTTATAAATATCGTGGGTATTAAACAGGGTATAGGTCTGGTAAAACTTCTTACCATAGGAAAGCTTATTCCACTTTTAATACTTATATGCCTGGGATGGAAAGATGTGGCTTTTTCCAATCTGGCCTGGGATGGTTTTCCAACTCTTAAACAACTGGGAGAAACCTCACTTCTACTTTTCTTCGCCTTTCAGGGCGGGGATGTGGGATTGAGTGTGGGAGGGGAGATCAAAAAACCTAAAAAAAATATTCCCAGGGCAATTTTTATTGGAATCTCAGGTGTCATAGTTATTTACATGCTCATCCAAACAGTGACACAGGGAGTTTTAGGCAATCAACTGCAAAATTTTCAGGAAGCTCCATTGGCAGAAACCGCCAGGGTGGTTTTTGGACCGGTTGGTTTTGGTTTGCTTTTTATTGGCGCGGCTATATCAATGACCGGAATGTTAAGCGGAGAAATTCTCAATAATCCCCGGGTTCTGTTTGCCGTTTCGAAAGACAGGGTAATCCCTACAGGCCTTTTCGCCAGGATACATCCCCGATTTTTAACCCCATATCTGGCAATTTTTTTCTATTCATTGACCGGTTTCTTTATTGCAATTTTTGGCGGTTTTAAGGTATTGGTCTCAATTGCTTCGGCATGTGTTCTTCTAACATATCTGGGTGTTTCCTTAGCCGTGATTCGACTCAGAAAAATAAAAAAATCTTCCCCTAAAGAATATACCATTCCCGGTGGAATAACAGTTCCGGTTTTATCGGCAATTATTATTCTATATTTCCTGTCCAACTTACAGAGATATGAGATTATAGGGTTCGTAGTACTTCTTATCATACTCTCCTTGATTTTTATAAGTATGAAGATACTTGATAAACGGGTTCGAAAAGTAAAATCAAAGCGCAATGCCTAG